In Bactrocera neohumeralis isolate Rockhampton chromosome 5, APGP_CSIRO_Bneo_wtdbg2-racon-allhic-juicebox.fasta_v2, whole genome shotgun sequence, the genomic window tatttattattttgagtttGGTACGGTTTTAGcaaattataaatgtttaaacAATACATtcctacaaagttttttgtatttctgcCGCTTATTTCAGCCGGATATAAATTAGGATCTTCCGGTTATGTAGAACCAGCTGTTTCGAAAATcacctattttttaaatttgcgaaTTATCGCAAAGCTATAAATTCAAATACCTGCTGAAAATTCATTTATGCAAGTGGTTATTGGAACAGAATGGATGTGtcaaattcaaagaaaaataaatattaattgttttatgaaaaacaatattatttttcaaattcaaaattttgctatttatattaaaaaaagtcaaatgtaaaaatattaagttaattgtAAATCATTcaataaaatgtatttgtaagtatgtattgtTACAATGAATTATCCATGCATGCTGTGTTCCATTAATATACCATTTTGTTCCGCTCTAACAGCTGATAGTTTACACGGCAATTGGTAAATTTGTGTGTTCCAAACAAAgcgtatttaataaatttcaggtatacaacttattttttcacgcaatttaaatattttagtagtttgtaaattgaaatttgaatttattgtttgtAGCTTAGCAATGGGCGTCACTGTATTGCTGCCATATCAGATACCAGAAGGTAAGACTGGCGCTCAAGCCATTGACTACCTCACCAAGCGGCTTTTGGCATTGGGCGCCATACACACCGGTCAATTCCTGGTCGATTGCGAAACATACATTTCCACACCACAACATGGACCAGCTAAAACTGTACATGTACTGCACGATTCCGAATATCCCGCATCCACATTTTCCATATTAGACAATGGCGCCGGCAAACAAATACCACTTGTGGCAGACAACCTATTCGATTTGCTTATGCTGAAAATGACTTCAGTATACACatcgaaaaaacaaacaaaaattgaatcGAAAGGTGCGCGTTTCGAATACGGCGATTTTCTCATTAAGTTAGGTTCAGTGACAATGATGGAAAACTTTAAGGGCATACTCATTGAGATTGAATATCGACCATGTGTTGTGCTTTCATATTGTTGGGAAATGATACGTGAAACTTTGCAAGGTTTTCTCGGCATGCAAATTGCCAAGGAGTATCCAGCATATTTTTCGCAACAAATAATGAATACTATGGGCCAACAGCAGATACATACCAAACAAAATGAAGTGTACGAGCCAATCGATACGATTAATCAGTATTTGGAAAGTTTCACAAATTACCGCAAACAAAATGTGTTGCCGGTGGCAGGCGGTGCAACGGGTGGCGCGACGTCAGCGCAAAATGCAGCTGGCAATATGCAGGGCGGCAATCAGCGCATGCGGCTCTAGTGTTAGGAGTCGGTTTTAAGATTGTAGTAATTttagacaaaattaaattaattaagttaagtGAAGAAGTGTACTGCTGTAATTATTACGTAGCTCGAACATACCCGTaatgttgtataaaaaaataaagcaactacgaagtgtaattttttatataaaaaacagttGTTTATTTTCCAGAAAATGGTCATCTGCTTTGATTTTTGTGCGTCGCACTTTCTTCGTTGTAAATAATTATAGTTTCCTCATATTTAAAATCGTATTGTGCTGGTTACGCAGTCGcaagttttcaaaaataccaaatacgtttgaaatgaaaCACTTTCATCTATAATTCTTCAATATTTGCAATATGTAGTACgaactttatttttatgctttttaccTGGTaagtaattttgtatgaaatacatttatgtatgtatgtagtatgcacatatgcaacagctacatatatgcatattattatgccatagtatttatatatataattaaagatacatgcttgtacatatgtatttaggtaTATGCAAATGTATAGTATAacgtttaattaaaaagtataattattagtaagtaaatattatataatagtatGTTAATTATCGGTAGTTTGCAATAAAAAGGCTACGCGTAGCGCAGCGCCACaatttgctttcaatttaaattacttttttgttttttgaattttacaatTGCAATAAACATTATACGAATTTAtgtagataattaaaaaaaaagaagcagCCAATTTTTCtagccaaaattttatttatttaaagtatgCATAAAGTTCCTTATCACAATATAAtctaaaaaaagttaaacaatgTTCCAAAACtgaaaagaagtaaaaaagtaattacaatccacattgttgttgtgatatttcactttttgttcacaaaattttgcattttttctgaCGTTTATGTTTGAATTATGTATAATagtgttgctttttttttaatgtcatgTGATTTTCGTTATTTCGAAAGGCTATGTTACGTACACTGAGAGAAAAGAATgtacatttaatatttgttttctctACCAGCaatgcttttttttgttaaagttgttgtttttttcttttgtttaaacAAATGCATAcactgtttaaataaaaaaatgttatatttttgaattttcgtttatatatacatacatatgtatatgtatgaaagaaaatttcgtttttttgcaaaaatttatgtgcaagcaattgaaattttgaatgtttGAATACGCGCAGAcatatttttcgcatttttagtttatgttacgcaaaaaaaattattattagtgaGCATAacaaagaattaaattttttagattttgggaagtttttgtgatttctacaattaaaagaaaaattttattaatttagttttaagaaaatttacaattttttgttgaaaatcacaaatttgtgaccgtaaaaaaaattatattaaaaaagcataaatttatataaaaaaaataaatttatattaaaaaaaaaataaacgtatatttaaaaacaaattaaatttatattaaaaaaagttaatttaaaaaaatatatgtacatatgtacatatattaaaaaaaaattattaaaaaaaatatttatataaaaagaaataaatgtataattttacaaaaaaaataaatttataataaaaaaaaataaatttatacaaaaaaattaaatctatgttaaaaacaataaaaataaaatttatattaattttgctttaaaaaaaaatattagacatTCACCAATTTAAgttgaaaatcataaatttttgactaacaaaaaaaaataatttataaaatttaactttaaaattacaattttcaatttaaaattacagcctaaaagtaggcaGCAGCCAAAAAGTAACAATCTTTGCTATGCTCACGAAATACGCGCGCAtgctataaatttgtttttgctgttttccaacgttttttaaatttgttaagtaattcaacttttttataaaaatacaatttgtgaGAAAACCGCTTTACACCACTAACACAAGTACCATATagtagtttttatattaaaattgagTAGCGAAATAATGCAAACTCTTGGCATTtgcttttaattgtaattattttattttcgaatatccAATGCATTACTACTATAattgtaaatttgtaatttttcggtTACGCAATAAAATAGTATTGCTACGCTTGCAAACAAAATGCATATTTTCTAGCTTTAAATATAGCTGAGCTAACGCTGTTGCCTCGTGCTCGCTCCCTTGATGTTCTTTGTGACTTTGTGCGCATGCATCCTTAACTTTGGCTAAAATGTAGAATTCTTGACTTGCTTTTTTGGAAACCGCTGCctttg contains:
- the LOC126758089 gene encoding mediator of RNA polymerase II transcription subunit 20, which gives rise to MGVTVLLPYQIPEGKTGAQAIDYLTKRLLALGAIHTGQFLVDCETYISTPQHGPAKTVHVLHDSEYPASTFSILDNGAGKQIPLVADNLFDLLMLKMTSVYTSKKQTKIESKGARFEYGDFLIKLGSVTMMENFKGILIEIEYRPCVVLSYCWEMIRETLQGFLGMQIAKEYPAYFSQQIMNTMGQQQIHTKQNEVYEPIDTINQYLESFTNYRKQNVLPVAGGATGGATSAQNAAGNMQGGNQRMRL